The following proteins are co-located in the Phaeodactylum tricornutum CCAP 1055/1 chromosome 2, whole genome shotgun sequence genome:
- a CDS encoding predicted protein (unknown function; weak similarity to vWA-like and TPR-like domains and to proteins involved in signal transduction; unknownn protein), whose product MVWFPASTCLKPSYPLRRQLLLSFGSSALVTITFVVVLAIVSAYSFGKTIVKRADTVLRDQVIRDLQWSTRYFADHISSYKANVEGTLQIMIEITQDRIARYGEEGWEDDRYVPFFDMDSQRNVYPLKSAPLPFDWEIKSNVNDDDAFEHYQERSPWTANSGLQLSTATASFHMQGTCDPNAGTDEATYAPNCSAAHNQIENGGVVAPNNITKFLYEKSADIGVLLKPLFESQVELFGTSIFFHNGGAGASLYFPGVVLANPPSYISTGCDWMRAINPYTNETYGTELEISQCHKAGENVSIREYNPMERPFCRDIALDPSRVHWIGPFGGTMVPLVTVGKAVLDRINKRFIGCATANVALPGLVENMKRNLLHNESSAFVVRISDGSVLIDTIGSPVQNSIHVTETGVVNSETYNQLKKTLKVFDTPWTGESVHRAFADVVVPYTAGVVTASVIPAPPEKFEENYSPEFLLIHAIDNQIFSVIEELEKSIHDDETHITMVAIGTGVAGMLIVVAILICVSRVLTQPLNWMDAMAWRIVNHADSRATIKLNALRDTEEDIATVYCTPRTEISDLVSEVAKMIQGFSGHGASIAVEAIPREIKNQLTWQSDFRQLYSQEYVDWQPVEEVEAPLAAGKPCTQIGKASKDADADAKDNVDYDIASKGAGRYPLDANEQFSIVPPPPKRYRGTLCVKVDPDCCSKQLSSSVTVLKSSLFWWISSLIVIPLLLTNTAICAVATFRMQQIIPLWVNTVEQATVEIEIEALQSITRAKAALVSSLLFRPLRDLHLLTRTASWVIFDGIKRSNGFTEVDESTEECKSYAIGSCPVHDTQRASCPCDWNDINAMTEETCNRNNDTEPRYLQRRFFLVQAHDADPSTGMRKAALSFPEVDFSAESTLWFDDLSVVPGASKGANASGLETTYDRVRVSSAVAVVEFPLYNYATSLGQPKIDLGTFLSFEADGMMTGFAGCGFEQAFMAHFRSNTENRAASIAPELCPLGKFGYDPRCRPWYADARRNFFGSGDSALITAPYRFANDLDVALTAASPLVNLATGLFLGVVSLDFYPTGVRQALQSLEVPISFIITPEYDAFGGNTVVGLNKTEIWSSTTISDLLFAHDATGSPNRDAFEKGILPQIQNGYSRVTRVRRTNQSGNEEIFILSIEPVHQRVIQAVDPSNFTRGVSASEVLVYSIGIAKLEGEMREPFEMIEDDVTSDLETLARVYIVLVVIASAFFMIFACLVTVNVTTPMLQLLSIVSNINTEHVRDDMPPLHGGSRESRQVYASFAKLYKIVRISNTAFFSGNVEWALHFLNDALQLFRKVNDQKAVGMACNNLGSTYAALSQQEPHTGQKILDMKTCALERALTFLREAIAISQRAFDTASNEELKAEFAQELADRFFNRGILLLVSSQKAELPSILVDQGYDDIRRARDLDHDTQDFWLARKLLLRNSETTFCRHIRRINGLISFDDDVCLRDIWDVRDLIEEADKLLFAAWNERQAPLFQVVNRIGRRQQLEASVIQLEMVRQNFEEAARISMRMFAEDDYILEDSFRIAASALLRFISDKANHSYSTEAMLSTKMDVRLMLRACKNSSAIDHGKSVVFAFEFNERWQETTLLQKLNRNCLRFYNTCCRDSDRIGIVAEPPSQSGRFSLRLGRKEEERDSHHYMLDLATQSIGMTRNPALPMALQMLVDSSCSQTAEYESYVLLFTDGFSWGQGAYDAVRVQVERMNRERNNLVHLVILGFNLPSADCAVECGKLCEVSKQSVFFEVDADNIDAVFQSISSSFCWNPSDTVDLQRILTMEKLR is encoded by the exons ATGGTGTGGTTTCCAGCATCGACTTGTCTCAAGCCGTCCTATCCACTTCGAAGACAATTGCTGCTGTCGTTCGGATCGAGTGCCTTGGTGACAATCACTTTTGTCGTGGTGCTGGCCATTGTTTCCGCATACTCGTTCGGAAAAACCATCGTGAAAAGGGCCGACACCGTCCTACGCGACCAAGTCATCCGCGATTTACAATGGTCCACACGGTATTTTGCGGACCACATTTCGTCCTACAAAGCCAATGTCGAAGGGACGCTCCAGATTATGATCGAAATCACGCAGGATCGAATAGCACGGTACGGAGAGGAGGGATGGGAAGATGACCGATACGTCCCCTTTTTCGATATGGATTCACAGCGCAACGTGTATCCTCTCAAGTCAGCTCCACTCCCGTTCGATTGGGAAATAAAATCGAATGTTAACGATGACGATGCTTTCGAGCATTACCAGGAACGGTCCCCGTGGACCGCAAACTCCGGTTTGCAGCTCTCGACGGCCACCGCTTCCTTTCACATGCAGGGTACCTGCGATCCCAACGCAGGTACAGATGAAGCAACCTACGCCCCAAACTGCAGTGCCGCACACAATCAGATCGAAAATGGTGGTGTTGTGGCACCCAACAATATTACAAAGTTCTTGTACGAAAAATCGGCGGACATTGGCGTCTTACTCAAGCCGCTCTTTGAAAGTCAAGTGGAGCTTTTCGGGACGAGTATCTTTTTCCACAACGGCGGCGCCGGGGCGAGTCTGTACTTTCCAGGAGTGGTCCTCGCCAATCCACCATCTTATATTTCGACTGGCTGTGACTGGATGCGGGCTATCAATCCGTACACGAACGAGACGTATGGCACCGAGTTGGAAATTTCTCAGTGTCACAAGGCCGGTGAAAACGTATCAATCCGTGAGTACAATCCAATGGAGCGACCATTTTGTCGAGACATTGCTCTGGATCCAAGCCGGGTACATTGGATCGGCCCCTTCGGGGGGACCATGGTCCCATTAGTCACTGTCGGAAAAGCAGTGTTGGATCGGAT AAACAAAAGGTTTATTGGGTGCGCAACAGCGAATGTTGCTCTTCCTGGACTTGTGGAAAATATGAAGCGAAATCTTTTGCACAATGAATCGTCGGCGTTTGTGGTCCGGATTTCTGACGGGTCGGTTTTGATTGATACTATAGGCTCGCCGGTGCAAAATTCAATTCATGTGACAGAAACAGGGGTTGTGAACTCGGAAACATACAATCAATTGAAGAAAACGCTGAAAGTATTTGACACCCCATGGACCGGCGAATCAGTGCACCGTGCTTTCGCAGATGTAGTCGTACCCTATACCGCGGGTGTTGTGACAGCGAGTGTTATCCCGGCGCCACCGGAAAAGTTCGAGGAGAATTACTCACCTGAGTTTCTGTTAATCCATGCTATTGACAATCAAATATTTTCCGTGATCGAAGAGTTAGAAAAATCAATTCATGACGATGAGACGCACATAACTATGGTTGCCATCGGAACTGGAGTTGCTGGTATGCTTATCGTGGTAGCTATTCTGATCTGTGTATCTCGAGTCCTTACTCAGCCTCTCAACTGGATGGATGCTATGGCCTGGCGCATTGTAAATCACGCCGACAGCCGAGCCACAATTAAGTTGAATGCGTTACGAGATACAGAAGAAGACATAGCAACTGTGTATTGCACGCCTCGAACAGAAATCAGCGATCTAGTCAGCGAAGTTGCTAAAATGATTCAAGGCTTCAGCGGACACGGCGCTTCAATAGCAGTCGAAGCCATACCGCGAGAAATAAAGAACCAATTGACGTGGCAAAGCGACTTTCGACAGCTATATTCCCAGGAGTACGTAGATTGGCAGCCTGTGGAAGAGGTCGAAGCCCCGCTTGCAGCGGGAAAACCCTGTACACAAATAGGAAAGGCATCGAAAGATGCGGATGCCGATGCCAAGGATAACGTGGACTACGACATTGCCTCCAAAGGTGCCGGTAGATATCCATTGGACGCGAATGAACAGTTTTCGATTGTGCCACCTCCGCCAAAAAGGTACCGGGGAACACTTTGCGTAAAAGTTGATCCAGATTGTTGCTCGAAGCAGCTGTCTAGTTCAGTCACAGTGCTGAAATCATCTCTCTTTTGGTGGATATCGTCTTTGATCGTGATACCGCTGTTGTTGACGAATACTGCAATATGCGCTGTTGCAACTTTTAGAATGCAGCAAATAATTCCCCTATGGGTCAATACAGTCGAACAAGCTACCGTTGAAATAGAAATTGAGGCGTTACAGTCAATCACACGGGCCAAAGCAGCACTTGTCAGCTCGCTTTTGTTTCGACCCCTTCGAGACCTTCACTTGCTAACACGTACAGCAAGCTGGGTCATTTTCGATGGCATAAAGAGATCCAATGGATTTACGGAAGTCGACGAGTCAACGGAAGAATGCAAAAGCTATGCAATTGGAAGTTGTCCGGTACACGATACACAACGAGCAAGCTGTCCGTGCGATTGGAACGACATCAATGCAATGACCGAAGAAACGTGCAACAGAAACAACGACACAGAGCCCAGATACCTGCAAAGAAGATTCTTCCTAGTTCAAGCCCACGATGCAGATCCTTCCACCGGTATGCGAAAAGCCGCATTAAGCTTTCCTGAAGTCGACTTCTCTGCAGAATCTACTCTGTGGTTTGACGATTTGTCAGTCGTCCCGGGGGCTAGCAAAGGTGCCAACGCGTCAGGCTTAGAGACAACGTACGATCGTGTTCGAGTCAGCTCGGCAGTAGCGGTGGTGGAATTTCCTTTATACAACTACGCCACGTCTCTGGGACAACCTAAAATTGATCTAGGCACCTTTTTATCGTTTGAGGCTGATGGTATGATGACCGGCTTCGCAGGCTGCGGTTTCGAACAAGCTTTTATGGCCCACTTCAGATCAAATACAGAAAACCGTGCTGCTAGCATTGCTCCGGAGCTTTGCCCTCTTGGCAAATTCGGATATGACCCACGCTGTAGGCCATGGTATGCCGATGCACGGCGCAACTTTTTCGGATCCGGCGACTCGGCTCTGATAACTGCTCCTTATCGATTCGCCAACGATCTTGATGTTGCGCTTACTGCGGCATCCCCTCTTGTCAATTTAGCAACAGGATTGTTTCTCGGGGTGGTGTCTCTTGACTTTTACCCAACTGGCGTTCGACAGGCCCTACAATCGTTAGAAGTCCCCATTTCGTTCATCATTACTCCGGAATACGACGCCTTCGGTGGAAATACCGTTGTAGGCTTGAACAAGACAGAAATCTGGAGTTCTACTACTATTTCAGACCTTCTCTTTGCTCACGACGCAACAGGCTCCCCAAATCGAGATGCTTTTGAAAAGGGGATACTCCCTCAGATACAGAATGGCTACTCTAGAGTGACACGCGTTAGAAGAACTAACCAGAGCGGGAATGAAGAGATTTTCATTCTGTCTATCGAACCTGTCCATCAAAGGGTGATTCAAGCTGTTGATCCTTCAAATTTTACCAGAGGAGTGAGCGCCTCCGAGGTGCTTGTTTACTCGATTGGTATTGCCAAGCTCGAAGGCGAGATGCGGGAACCATTTGAAATGATAGAGGATGATGTAACTAGCGACCTAGAAACTCTAGCGCGCGTTTATATTGTGCTTGTTGTCATCGCATCCGCCTTTTTCATGATATTTGCCTGCTTG GTTACTGTCAATGTAACCACACCGATGTTGCAGCTTCTCAGTATTGTAAGCAACATAAACACCGAGCATGTACGAGACGATATGCCTCCTCTTCATGGAGGATCCAGAGAAAGTCGCCAAGTGTATGCATCTTTTGCCAAACTTTACAAGATAGTGCGGATATCGAACACTGCCTTCTTTTCTGGAAATGTCGAGTGGGCCCTACATTTCCTGAACGATGCTCTGCAGTTATTTAGAAAAGTTAATGATCAAAAGGCAGTCGGCATGGCCTGCAACAACCTAGGAAGTACCTACGCAGCCTTGAGCCAGCAAGAGCCTCACACAGGTCAAAAGATACTCGACATGAAGACCTGCGCACTGGAGAGGGCTCTCACTTTTCTCCGGGAAGCCATTGCGATAAGTCAGCGAGCGTTTGACACGGCGTCAAACGAAGAGCTGAAAGCTGAGTTTGCACAGGAGCTTGCAGATAGATTTTTCAATCGTGGAATTCTTCTACTCGTTTCTAGTCAAAAAGCAGAACTGCCAAGTATCTTGGTAGACCAAGGATATGATGATATTAGAAGAGCTCGCGATCTTGACCATGATACCCAGGACTTCTGGCTTGCAAGAAAGCTATTGCTGAGAAATTCTGAGACAACGTTCTGCCGACATATTCGGCGAATTAATGGACTGATATCGTTCGATGATGATGTTTGCCTTCGTGACATTTGGGACGTGCGAGATTTGATCGAAGAAGCAGACAAACTTTTATTTGCTGCATGGAATGAAAGGCAAGCGCCTTTGTTTCAAGTTGTAAACCGAATAGGACGGCGACAGCAATTGGAAGCGTCGGTCATTCAACTGGAAATGGTCCGCCAAAATTTTGAGGAAGCGGCAAGAATATCAATGCGTATGTTTGCCGAAGACGACTATATTCTGGAAGATAGCTTCCGTATCGCAGCCTCTGCTCTGCTACGCTTTATATCGGACAAAGCAAATCATTCATATTCAACTGAAGCGATGTTGTCCACCAAAATGGACGTTCGTCTAATGCTTCGAGCGTGCAAAAACAGTTCAGCTATAGACCACGGCAAGTCGGTAGTTTTTGCATTCGAGTTCAACGAGCGATGGCAAGAAACGACATTGTTGCAAAAACTAAACAGGAACTGTTTGCGATTTTATAACACATGCTGCAGAGATTCGGATCGGATTGGAATAGTGGCCGAACcaccttcacagtcaggccGTTTCTCACTAAGATTAGGaaggaaagaagaagaacgagaCTCTCATCACTACATGCTGGATCTTGCAACCCAATCCATTGGAATGACACGGAATCCTGCACTTCCCATGGCACTTCAAATGCTTGTCGATTCATCCTGTTCACAAACAGCTGAATATGAATCTTATGTTTTGCTATTCACAGACGGATTCTCTTGGGGTCAAGGCGCCTATGATGCGGTTAGAGTGCAAGTCGAACGAATGAACCGTGAACGGAACAACCTTGTCCATTTGGTCATTTTAGGGTTCAACTTACCCAGCGCAGATTGCGCTGTCGAATGCGGCAAGCTCTGCGAGGTGTCGAAGCAAAGTGTGTTCTTCGAAGTTGACGCTGACAACATCGACGCAGTATTTCAGAGCATTAGTTCGTCATTTTGCTGGAATCCTTCGGACACCGTGGATTTGCAACGCATTCTCACAATGGAAAAGCTTCGATAG